From a single Aspergillus puulaauensis MK2 DNA, chromosome 2, nearly complete sequence genomic region:
- a CDS encoding uncharacterized protein (COG:Q;~EggNog:ENOG410PJKM;~InterPro:IPR002347,IPR036291,IPR020904;~PFAM:PF00106,PF13561,PF08659;~go_function: GO:0016491 - oxidoreductase activity [Evidence IEA];~go_process: GO:0055114 - oxidation-reduction process [Evidence IEA]) has product MTNTSYIPGRLDDKVALVTGSGRGIGAAIAIHLGRLGAKVVVNYANSAEHAENVVAEIKNHGSDAIALKADVRDVSQTIKLFDAAIAHFGRLDIAVSNSGVVSFGHLKEVTEEEFDRVFSLNTRGQFFVAREAYRVLEEGGRIILTSSNTSKDFSVPRHSLYSASKGAIDSFVRILSKDCGDKKITVNGVAPGGTVTDMFHAVSHHYIPGGEKFTAEERQNMAAHASPLHRNGFPEDIANVVGFLASKEGEWVNGKVITLDGGAA; this is encoded by the coding sequence ATGACAAACACCTCCTACATTCCTGGCCGTCTGGACGACAAGGTCGCTCTCGTTACAGGGTCGGGCCGTGGCATTGGAGCTGCAATTGCCATCCATCTGGGTCGCCTCGGCGCCAAAGTTGTCGTCAACTACGCCAACTCCGCTGAACACGCCGAAAATGTTGTCGCTGAAATCAAGAACCATGGCTCAGACGCCATCGCCCTCAAGGCCGACGTGCGGGATGTATCGCAGACAATCAAACTATTTGACGCCGCGATTGCACACTTCGGGCGTCTTGACATCGCCGTGAGCAACTCGGGAGTCGTCAGTTTCGGACACTTGAAGGAAGTAACGGAAGAAGAATTCGACCGCGTCTTCAGTCTCAACACGCGCGGGCAGTTCTTCGTGGCTCGCGAGGCATACCGTGTGCTCGAGGAGGGTGGGCGTATCATCCTGACCTCCTCCAACACGTCCAAGGACTTTAGCGTTCCACGGCACTCGCTCTACTCGGCTTCGAAAGGCGCTATCGACTCCTTTGTTCGCATCCTGTCCAAGGACTGCGGCGACAAGAAGATTACCGTCAACGGGGTCGCGCCTGGGGGCACTGTGACGGACATGTTCCACGCCGTCTCGCACCACTATATCCCCGGGGGAGAGAAGTTCACGGCTGAGGAGCGTCAGAATATGGCGGCCCACGCATCTCCATTGCACCGCAATGGATTCCCCGAGGATATCGCCAATGTCGTGGGATTTCTGGCCAGCAAGGAAGGAGAGTGGGTGAATGGCAAGGTCATCACTCTGGATGGCGGTGCAGCTTAA
- a CDS encoding uncharacterized protein (COG:S;~EggNog:ENOG410PMMB;~InterPro:IPR004235,IPR032710;~PFAM:PF02982,PF13577;~go_function: GO:0030411 - scytalone dehydratase activity [Evidence IEA];~go_process: GO:0006582 - melanin metabolic process [Evidence IEA]): MAKGIRNVPTYEDTTGCQFALFEWAESYDSKDWARLAKCIAPTLHIDYRSVMGQEWESMPADDFVALASSSKFLGNARIKTQHLIGASKWEQTSSDTITGWHQMRVAHQKYSDDALTEVLHKGHAHGKATTKFQRVDGEWKFAGLEPGIRWHEHDLDKIFADE; this comes from the exons ATGGCCAAAGGCATTCGCAACGTGCCCACATATGAAG ACACCACGGGCTGTCAATTCGCGCTTTTCGAATGGGCCGAGAGCTACGACAGCAAGGACTGGGCTCGTCTTGCCAAGTGCATCGCCCCAACACTCCAT ATTGACTACCGGAGCGTCATGGGACAAGAGTGGGAGTCCATGCCGGCGGATGATTTTGTAGCGCTGGCGTCCAGCTCCAAGTTCCTGGGCAACGCGCGCATCAAGACACAGCACCTCATCGGAGCCTCGAAGTGGGAGCAGACCAGCAGCGATACGATTACGGGCTGGCACCAAATGCGCGTGGCTCATCAAAAGTACAGCGACGATGCGCTGACCGAGGTTCTGCACAAGGGCCATGCCCACGGTAAAGCCACGACCAAGTTCCAGAGGGTGGATGGCGAGTGGAAGTTTGCCGGGCTTGAGCCGGGGATTAGATGGCATGAGCATGATCTGGACAAGATCTTTGCTGATGAGTAG
- a CDS encoding uncharacterized protein (COG:Q;~EggNog:ENOG410PN6F;~InterPro:IPR036396,IPR001128,IPR017972,IPR002401;~PFAM:PF00067;~TransMembrane:1 (o6-27i);~go_function: GO:0005506 - iron ion binding [Evidence IEA];~go_function: GO:0016705 - oxidoreductase activity, acting on paired donors, with incorporation or reduction of molecular oxygen [Evidence IEA];~go_function: GO:0020037 - heme binding [Evidence IEA];~go_process: GO:0055114 - oxidation-reduction process [Evidence IEA]) — MVLSTPVLLSLAVAGCIALYNAVLWLLSTRRPSNYPPGPRPLLGLGNIHQIPLALPFLKYDAWAKEYGPIVGLKLGPNNMVILNDANLIYEHIVKRGQHFSARPPRYIAQEHILPDARNTYSLFMRNDYSRRLRTITKQFLVGQGLFKLAPMQQAAGTRLIYNLFKSSDDWMEHIMQWYTTTTGVSTPVAMLSGAPVEDFGEHWIHDYHYSQGLMEELVDPASAPPVDIFPILRWVPSIFASWKGKAVKTRKALLYAYGAMMSQAKKARHGSFQSVIPRLLEQSVDPSAAPEGRFTEQEIKLLMGGMLDAAVDSSVVTFQIILLALAAHPEAQRRAQAEIDSVFKSDTAVPESIDLNELPYLNACVTEALRWRPVSPLGLPRETIADEIVLGYHIPKGSTVVLNQWTIQQDPEFYDEPELYKPERFIEDEFGAKKGISQVGRKTLYTFGAGRRECPGKDFFFQNMRLGFAQILWAFDVVPTEPLHTDILTGFTSSVVLRPKAYGVKFVPRRENFEGALLEGKLKAELKLKEILT, encoded by the exons ATGGTATTGAGCACTCCAGTACTTCTTTCTCTGGCCGTTGCTGGCTGCATTGCTTTATACAATGCAGTGCTATGGCTATTATCAACCCGGCGGCCGTCGAACTACCCCCCCGGCCCCCGGCCgctgctgggactgggtAATATCCATCAGATTCCACTCGCTTTGCCATTCCTCAAGTACGATGCATGGGCAAAGGAGTACGGTCCAATTGTTGGGCTCAAGCTCGGGCCTAATAATATGGTCATCCTGAACGACGCCAACCTCATCTACGAGCACATCGTCAAGCGCGGCCAGCACTTCTCTGCGCGGCCGCCGCGGTATATTGCGCAGGAGCACATCTTGCCGGACGCTCGGAACACGTACAGTCTCTTCATGCGAAACGACTACAGCCGGCGGCTGCGTACCATCACCAAGCAGTTCCTTGTCGGCCAGGGATTGTTCAAGCTGGCTCCCATGCAGCAAGCTGCGGGCACACGCCTGATCTATAATCTGTTCAAGTCGAGTGACGACTGGATGGAGCATATCATGCAATGGTATACAACAACAAC GGGCGTGTCGACACCCGTTGCCATGCTGAGCGGAGCTCCAGTCGAAGACTTTGGCGAGCACTGGATCCACGACTATCACTACTCCCAAGGGCTGATGGAGGAACTGGTTGATCCCGCGAGCGCTCCACCGGTGGACATTTTCCCTATCCTCCGGTGGGTGCCGTCTATCTTTGCCTCGTGGAAAGGCAAGGCAGTCAAGACGCGCAAAGCTCTGCTTTATGCGTACGGGGCCATGATGAGCCAGGCGAAAAAGGCTCGTCATGGCTCGTTCCAGTCGGTCATCCCAAGGCTCCTCGAACAGTCCGTCGATCCATCCGCTGCGCCCGAGGGTCGATTCACCGAACAAGAGATCAAACTCCTGATGGGCGGAATGCT GGACGCGGCTGTGGACTCCTCAGTGGTGACCTTTCAGATTATCCTCCTTGCACTGGCCGCCCATCCAGAGGCGCAGCGTCGAGCCCAAGCCGAAATTGACAGCGTTTTCAAGAGCGACACGGCCGTCCCCGAGTCTATCGATCTGAACGAGCTCCCCTACCTCAACGCCTGCGTGACTGAAGCGCTGCGGTGGCGCCCAGTGTCGCCCCTTGGGCTGCCACGCGAGACCATCGCGGATGAAATCGTGCTGGGATATCACATCCCCAAGGGCTCGACAGTGGTGCTAAACCAATGGACGATCCAGCAGGATCCGGAGTTCTACGACGAGCCCGAACTCTACAAGCCAGAGCGGTTCATCGAAGACGAATTTGGGGCCAAAAAGGGCATTTCGCAGGTGGGGAGGAAAACGCTCTACACCTTCGGCGCCGGACGCAGGGAGTGCCCTGGAAaggacttcttcttccagaacaTGCGCCTGGGTTTTGCGCAGATTCTGTGGGCGTTTGATGTCGTGCCAACCGAGCCGCTTCATACCGATATCCTCACTGGGTTCACGTCCTCGGTGGTGCTCAGGCCGAAGGCGTATGGAGTCAAATTCGTCCCACGGCGAGAGAACTTTGAAGGCGCTCTGCTCGAGGGGAAGCTGAAGGCTGAGCTTAAGCTCAAGGAGATTCTTACATAG
- a CDS encoding DUF1993 domain-containing protein (COG:S;~EggNog:ENOG410PSUI;~InterPro:IPR018531,IPR034660;~PFAM:PF09351) translates to MAPVPFYDASIGCYTKALRVLLRILQVAEKHPDVASFLEARLYPDMFPLLVQVRLTTKHPVRLAEALTGKQLVPWNETGSSWGERETSWPELIARVEMTLGILAQFGPEEVERRADEITLPMQVGPEELGADAFQQVPAAEFTMATGVPETLFHVFIAYAILRSNGIEIGKKDVLIPFLPDYVLKNHPGA, encoded by the coding sequence ATGGCACCCGTTCCGTTCTATGATGCTAGCATTGGCTGCTATACCAAAGCTCTCCGGGTTCTACTTCGTATCCTCCAGGTGGCCGAGAAACACCCGGATGTGGCCAGCTTCTTGGAAGCCCGACTCTACCCCGATATGTTCCCACTCCTCGTGCAAGTGCGACTCACTACAAAGCACCCTGTCCGTCTGGCAGAGGCCCTGACCGGCAAGCAGCTCGTCCCGTGGAACGAGACTGGGTCCAGCTGGGGCGAACGGGAGACATCGTGGCCGGAATTGATTGCGCGCGTGGAAATGACTCTGGGGATACTGGCACAGTTTGGGCCTGAAGAGGTCGAGAGAAGGGCCGACGAAATAACACTGCCCATGCAGGTAGGGCCTGAAGAGCTTGGAGCCGATGCCTTTCAGCAAGTCCCCGCTGCAGAGTTCACGATGGCGACTGGAGTGCCTGAAACACTGTTCCATGTCTTCATCGCCTACGCGATTCTCCGCTCCAATGGGATCGAGATCGGCAAAAAAGACGTTCTGATACCCTTCCTGCCCGATTACGTCTTGAAGAATCATCCCGGAGCCTAG
- a CDS encoding uncharacterized protein (COG:Q;~EggNog:ENOG410PPD6;~InterPro:IPR036291,IPR002347;~PFAM:PF08659,PF00106,PF13561;~go_process: GO:0055114 - oxidation-reduction process [Evidence IEA]) has translation MPPISGQSLLVIGGSSGIGAAVARLAAEQGARVSIASSNSKRVANAVEKIKTQASIRDTHIRGFTIDLSEPDVEQGLERLLTETTVDSRLDHIVVTAGQAGILPVTRVDREYLLGQAQLTIVVPTLLAKLAPRFLKPNYTSSLVFCGGRLGEKPIKGWPAAAAYAAGLDGLTRALALDLAPLRVNVVHPGATETEIWGPTPEARRATKEFFASTALLGKVGAPEEVAEAFVYLLRDSNITGTSLHSSGGILLH, from the coding sequence ATGCCTCCCATTTCTGGCCAGTCtctcctcgtcatcggcggCTCATCTGGAATCGGTGCTGCCGTCGCCAGATTAGCTGCTGAGCAAGGCGCCCGTGTGTCCATCGCTTCCTCCAACTCGAAAAGGGTGGCCAACGCCGTCGAAAAAATAAAAACGCAGGCCTCAATCCGCGACACGCACATCCGGGGGTTTACCATCGACCTCTCCGAGCCAGACGTCGAGCAGGGCCTGGAGAGACTCCTCACCGAGACCACGGTCGACTCCCGGCTCGACCACATCGTCGTAACGGCGGGCCAGGCTGGAATCCTGCCCGTGACAAGAGTCGACCGCGAGTATCTTCTCGGCCAGGCTCAGTTGACGATTGTCGTGCCTACACTGCTCGCCAAACTTGCCCCGCGCTTCCTTAAGCCGAACTACACCTCGAGTCTCGTTTTCTGTGGTGGCAGGCTCGGCGAGAAGCCCATCAAGGGCTGGcccgctgctgctgcctaTGCAGCCGGCCTAGACGGGCTGACTCGCGCGCTGGCACTCGACCTGGCGCCGCTGCGTGTCAATGTCGTACATCCCGGTGCAACGGAGACAGAGATTTGGGGTCCGACACCGGAGGCGCGGAGGGCAACGAAGGAGTTCTTTGCTTCGACGGCCCTTCTCGGCAAGGTAGGGGCGCCAGAGGAGGTGGCTGAGGCGTTCGTTTACTTGCTCAGGGATTCCAATATCACGGGCACTAGCCTGCATTCAAGTGGAGGAATCCTTCTCCATTGA
- a CDS encoding MDR family MFS transporter (COG:G;~EggNog:ENOG410PVNW;~InterPro:IPR020846,IPR011701,IPR036259;~PFAM:PF07690,PF06609;~SECRETED:SignalP(1-21);~TransMembrane:14 (i41-67o79-96i108-127o139-159i166-185o197-217i237-258o270-290i311-332o344-364i376-394o406-426i438-458o509-529i);~go_function: GO:0022857 - transmembrane transporter activity [Evidence IEA];~go_process: GO:0055085 - transmembrane transport [Evidence IEA]), giving the protein MTKDEDSGTTDGGYSTPDIAVQEKQDEPPAPEPEYATGFRLAAIMGTIFLSTLLAALDIGIVATAIPGITDDFHRLDDVGWYGGACFLLVGSSAPMWGKLYKYFSAQLVYLVSVVIFLVGSIVAAAAPNSAALIVGRALQGWGCSGTLGGSVLMISYVAEPKKRPMLIGMWMSVFMFSTIIGPLLGGAFTSEVTWRWCFWINLPVGGPVIALVVLFFKVPKHIKPAPATWVEILRQLDLPGFALLLTSLVCLTVALQWGGQTKPWSDGSAIATLVMWVALTIAFFVVEWLQGDYAMVPLALLKPRLVWTNALYGWIANLANFQVLFYLPIYFQSIHGQSAIASGVNSLPFMAFFAAGSMLSGFLIGKTRLLQPYEFASGVLATVGAALLYTLDIDSSKARYIGPQVIFGIGIGLGNQVPMTALQSFSKPEHIAPTTGVMLMCNSISGAYFVTAAQSIFANYMLKELASIAPDMDPIQVLTTGASEVSHVFQGAELEAVLSAYLAGIKDVFAFSLAGAAFTVVLSLAIPFKKLPDMSAGPSNGQEDEEGKNDGPAEKKEDEVAA; this is encoded by the exons ATGACCAAGGACGAAGACAGCGGCACCACCGATGGCGGCTACTCCACGCCGGACATCGCTGTTCAAGAGAAGCAGGATGAACCCCCGGCGCCTGAGCCCGAGTACGCCACGGGCTTTCGCCTGGCCGCCATCATGGGCACAATCTTTCTGAGCACCCTTCTGGCCGCCTTGGATATC GGCATCGTCGCGACCGCAATCCCCGGAATCACGGACGACTTCCACCGCCTGGACGACGTCGGTTGGTATGGTGGCGCCTGTTTCCTCCTCGTGGGGAGCTCTGCGCCCATGTGGGGGAAGCTTTACAAGTATTTTTCCGCCCAGCTCGTATATCTCGTCTCGGTCGTCATCTTCCTGGTCGGCAGCATCGTGGCCGCTGCCGCTCCCAACAGCGCTGCGCTGATTGTCGGCCGCGCTCTGCAGGGCTGGGGATGCTCTGGCACGCTGGGTGGCTCCGTGCTTATGATCAGCTATGTTGCAGAACCCAAGAAGCGACCCATGTTGATTGGCATGTGGATGTCTGTCTTCATGTTCTCCACCATCATCGGCCCTCTGCTCGGTGGCGCCTTCACCAGCGAGGTGACCTGGCGATGGTGCTTCTGGATCAACCTGCCCGTCGGCGGTCCGGTTATTGCGCTGGTcgtgctcttcttcaaggtGCCAAAGCACATCAAGCCCGCCCCGGCCACATGGGTCGAAATCTTGCGCCAGCTCGACCTCCCAGGCTTTGCCTTGCTCCTCACATCGCTTGTTTGCTTGACCGTGGCCCTGCAATGGGGTGGCCAGACAAAACCATGGAGTGACGGCTCTGCTATTGCCACGTTGGTGATGTGGGTGGCCCTGACCAttgccttcttcgtcgtcgagtGGCTTCAGGGCGACTACGCCATGGTGCCTCTGGCCCTGCTGAAGCCGCGTCTTGTCTGGACCAATGCACTGTATGGCTGGAT TGCGAATCTCGCCAATTTCCAGGTGCTTTTCTACCTTCCTATATACTTCCAGTCCATCCACGGCCAGTCCGCCATCGCGAGTGGAGTCAACAGTCTTCCCTtcatggccttcttcgctgctggcTCGATGCTGAGTGGGTTCCTCATTGGAAAAAcacgcctcctccagccctACGAATTTGCCAGCGGCGTTCTCGCCACCGTAGGAGCCGCCCTCCTGTATACCCTCGATATCGACTCCTCCAAGGCCCGTTACATTGGCCCCCAGGTCATTTTCGGTATCGGCATCGGCCTTGGTAACCAAGTGCCAATGACTGCCCTACAAAGCTTTTCAAAGCCGGAGCACATCGCACCAACCACTGGTGTTATGCTCA TGTGTAACTCGATCAGCGGTGCCTACTTTGTCACCGCAGCACAGTCCATCTTTGCCAACTACATGCTCAAAGAGCTCGCCAGCATCGCGCCCGACATGGACCCCATCCAGGTCTTGACCACGGGTGCATCGGAAGTTTCCCACGTCTTCCAGGGTGCCGAGCTTGAAGCCGTTTTATCCGCTTATCTTGCGGGTATTAAGGACGTCTTCGCGTTCTCGCTTGCGGGTGCAGCATTCACTGTTGTCTTGTCGCTCGCAATTCCCTTCAAGAAGCTCCCTGACATGTCTGCGGGCCCTTCGAATGGacaggaggatgaggagggaaagaatgATGGACcggccgagaagaaggaggatgaggttgctGCTTAG
- a CDS encoding Zn(II)2Cys6 transcription factor (COG:K;~EggNog:ENOG410PYCU;~InterPro:IPR036864,IPR013700,IPR001138;~PFAM:PF08493,PF00172;~go_component: GO:0005634 - nucleus [Evidence IEA];~go_function: GO:0000981 - DNA-binding transcription factor activity, RNA polymerase II-specific [Evidence IEA];~go_function: GO:0003677 - DNA binding [Evidence IEA];~go_function: GO:0008270 - zinc ion binding [Evidence IEA];~go_process: GO:0006355 - regulation of transcription, DNA-templated [Evidence IEA];~go_process: GO:0045122 - aflatoxin biosynthetic process [Evidence IEA]): MTTLETASDTASPPRAPVVRRSALGCTKVRDSCQSCATSKIKCPKEKPSCSKCQARGIECQYFFARRPGRRRENSTGHPTSCTSTTTTTNSSSSSSRSSNSSSSSSTSPPSSSSSLSSNPEPTSDKDPPRPRSGDGAATSGTEPSILPPANKNSVLDIASTDNVLGPYSSDLFSVLEDPSVFAPLPDFDSNMTDVDFSTMDYFEHPVMDGDNFTRALSDIGSLLIPETISFDLGALESDPLSASAVPSLSSSVPTPSTAHSVTMMRGPSASISCRCVSQALDLLKALSAKSAPVSPFSGPGAASMTTMSSVQALMGENQQYIDTVSNMLSCSSCTEDTFLLAIVSMIVLKILERYASAARAQVGGGESDTGQRPATSMIPNGKDQMRPLGRIYSTGDRGPARSVLSELHRVQKLVNLLSPKLKKSQEADTRAFAHVAWGRHTVSNENDKAISTLLSPDTLAQMEGDMRKSLSSLSANIINRLRQD; this comes from the coding sequence ATGACCACCCTGGAAACTGCCAGCGACACCGCGTCTCCTCCGCGTGCGCCCGTCGTCCGCCGCAGCGCGCTGGGCTGCACCAAGGTACGCGACAGCTGCCAGTCCTGTGCCACTTCCAAGATCAAATGTCCGAAAGAAAagccctcctgctccaaaTGCCAGGCCAGAGGCATCGAATGCCAGTACTTCTTTGCGAGGCGCCCGGGTCGTCGACGCGAGAACAGCACCGGGCACCCGACCAgctgcaccagcaccaccaccaccaccaactcatcttcatcatcctccagaAGTAGCAactcgtcatcatcctcctccacatcacccccgtcctcctcctcctccttgtcATCGAATCCAGAGCCCACTTCAGACAAAGATCCCCCCCGTCCTCGATCTGGTGACGGCGCGGCTACGAGTGGCACAGAAccctccatcctccccccGGCCAACAAAAACAGCGTACTCGACATCGCTTCAACCGATAATGTTCTCGGACCCTATTCATCAGACCTCTTTTCCGTACTGGAGGACCCGAGTGTCTTTGCGCCATTGCCTGATTTTGACTCCAATATGACCGACGTGGACTTTAGCACGATGGACTACTTTGAACACCCCGTCATGGACGGCGATAACTTCACGCGGGCACTGAGCGATATTGGATCGCTTCTCATACCAGAGACAATCAGCTTTGACCTGGGCGCGTTGGAGAGCGACCCTCTGAGTGCATCTGCCGTACCTTCGCTTTCCTCCAGTGTTCCCACCCCGTCAACCGCGCACTCTGTAACTATGATGCGCGGTCCTTCAGCCAGCATCTCCTGTCGCTGTGTATCCCAGGCCCTCGATCTGTTAAAGGCGCTCTCGGCCAAGTCAGCCCCCGTCTCCCCGTTTTCTGGCCCGGGCGCAGCAAGcatgacgacgatgagctCGGTGCAGGCTCTAATGGGAGAGAACCAACAATACATTGATACCGTAAGCAATATGCTTTCGTGCTCCTCATGCACCGAGGACACGTTTCTGCTTGCCATTGTGTCTATGATCGTGctcaagatcctcgagcGATACGCCTCTGCTGCGCGAGCCCAGGTCGGCGGGGGCGAGTCTGATACGGGACAGAGGCCCGCTACCAGCATGATACCAAATGGCAAGGACCAGATGAGGCCGCTGGGTCGTATATACAGTACCGGTGATCGCGGCCCTGCTAGGTCCGTTCTGAGCGAACTGCACCGAGTGCAGAAGTTAGTGAACCTGCTGTCTCCCAAGCTCAAAAAGAGCCAGGAAGCCGATACTCGAGCCTTCGCGCACGTAGCTTGGGGCCGTCACACGGTATCAAATGAAAACGACAAAGCCATTTCCACCCTGCTTTCTCCTGATACGCTGGCTCAGATGGAGGGCGACATGAGGAAGAGCCTCAGTTCGTTGTCGGCGAATATCATCAACAGATTGAGACAAGATTAA
- the tpcI gene encoding questin oxygenase tpcI (COG:S;~EggNog:ENOG410PIZE;~InterPro:IPR025337;~PFAM:PF14027;~go_function: GO:0016491 - oxidoreductase activity [Evidence IEA]) — protein sequence MTVLKASQVKLTARRTGLARLDPSPTGTLEIANELLQRNHDNYHMYFRDVGGHNHITHSVLSVLAMGGGPKELKRAYDDGYGYQRPLPALDLQVAQELSDPAKFRARMLNLDQYTNFLHFFESEIDAKGWQAVLQEYCFSRTPLAEAMFSQLYEGLLHPIIHLGFGIEFEQPSIIAEGLAHAASHDPGNIDTFFLRSEELARSGSVPAKPLVELYEEVRRNEKTRTAGRMQDGPFRLRDGPLARSMDEIVGIAAQFQIKPEDLERGTAEMINCAAYSAGAAQRAGKVPKVDFFIMHDVTCSIFLSVLVKQSWIKLEDRIRLVEWKARLDLAWYAANGAAELRLEDISGYEPTASKGMDWRALYKAVNEVHDDGHIAKFVRALKNGETVSAPFEQGDGADEFPIKGDLWLRIAQMGYDTTKDGHDNSDKWVWGAGFDLAWMKVPDSQ from the coding sequence ATGACAGTCCTAAAAGCATCACAGGTGAAACTGACCGCCCGGCGCACGGGGCTCGCTCGGCTCGACCCCAGTCCCACCGGTACCCTCGAGATAGCgaacgagctgctgcagaggaaCCATGATAACTATCACATGTATTTCCGTGATGTCGGTGGCCACAACCACATCACCCACTCGGTGCTGAGCGTCCTCGCCATGGGAGGCGGCCCcaaggagctgaagcgcGCATACGACGATGGCTATGGATACCAGCGTCCCCTGCCAGCCCTGGACCTGCAAGTGGCGCAGGAGCTCAGCGACCCGGCGAAATTCCGCGCCCGCATGCTGAATCTGGACCAGTACACGAATTTCCTGCACTTTTTCGAAAGCGAAATCGATGCCAAGGGCTGGCAGGCCGTCCTGCAGGAGTACTGCTTCAGCCGCACGCCACTTGCAGAGGCCATGTTCTCCCAGCTGTACGAGGGCCTGCTGCatcccatcatccacctgGGCTTCGGCATCGAGTTTGAACAGCCCAGCATCATCGCCGAGGGCCTCGCCCACGCCGCCTCCCACGACCCGGGAAACATCGATACGTTCTTCCTCCGCAGCGAGGAGCTAGCGCGCTCTGGCTCCGTGCCCGCAAAGCCACTCGTCGAGCTGTACGAGGAGGTTCGCCGCAACGAGAAGACGCGCACCGCCGGCCGCATGCAGGATGGACCGTTTCGGCTGCGCGACGGCCCACTCGCTCGCTCCATGGATGAGATCGTGGGCATCGCAGCGCAGTTCCAGATCAAGCCGGAGGACCTGGAGCGCGGCACGGCGGAAATGATCAACTGTGCGGCTTACAGCGCCGGGGCGGCGCAGCGGGCCGGCAAGGTGCCCAAGGTggatttcttcatcatgcACGATGTGACCTGTTCCATCTTCCTGAGTGTGCTAGTCAAGCAGTCGTGGATCAAGCTCGAGGACAGAATCCGGTTGGTGGAATGGAAGGCACGGCTGGACCTGGCGTGGTACGCGGCAAATGGAGCAGCGGAGCTACGCCTGGAGGATATCTCCGGGTACGAACCAACAGCAAGCAAGGGGATGGACTGGCGCGCGTTATACAAGGCCGTCAACGAGGTCCACGACGACGGACATATTGCCAAGTTTGTGCGTGCTCTGAAGAACGGTGAGACTGTCTCGGCGCCTTTCGAGCAGGGAGACGGGGCCGATGAATTTCCCATCAAGGGCGATCTGTGGCTTCGGATCGCGCAGATGGGCTACGACACGACCAAGGACGGCCATGATAATAGTGACAAATGGGTCTGGGGGGCTGGATTCGACCTTGCCTGGATGAAGGTACCGGACTCTCAGTAG